A single window of Phaenicophaeus curvirostris isolate KB17595 chromosome 24, BPBGC_Pcur_1.0, whole genome shotgun sequence DNA harbors:
- the LOC138730474 gene encoding triggering receptor expressed on myeloid cells 2-like: MQDDKDAKFLCSFLPAEQGGKDSKLLLGKSLFHFSPESSFPLFCSADMKKLVHLIFLVFLSAFCGADNITMVYGMEGGTISVNCTYNPWQQRWREKSWCKQIDETRCQHVVSARRFWLPFLKNRNGTTSIRDNVHEGVLTVTMKQLKKQDAGLYQCKTHFLGETNSLRKVQVEVLTAVLDTQVPEEPRAVQSISSIPPEADFTVFYSITGILVAKFLVAVLIFIMGNIWKSRETERKNPGLNEQQTLSFTGGLTYDGISPVWESTA, translated from the exons ATGCAGGATGACAAAGATGCCAAGTTCCTGTGCTCATTCCTTCCGGCAGAGCAAGGAGGCAAGGATAGCAAGCTGCTCTTGGGCAAGAgcctttttcacttttctccagagtcctcttttccccttttctgctcAGCTGACATGAAGAAGCTCGTGCACCTCATCTTCTTGGTCTTCTTGTCAG CATTCTGTGGTGCAGATAACATCACTATGGTGTACGGAATGGAGGGGGGCACCATTTCTGTCAACTGCACCTATAACCCCTGGCAGCAGCGGTGGAGAGAAAAGAGCTGGTGCAAGCAGATCGATGAGACCAGGTGCCAACATGTGGTGAGCGCCCGACGCTTCTGGCTGCCTTTCTTAAAGAACAGGAACGGCACAACCTCCATCAGGGACAACGTCCACGAAGGGGTCCTGACGGTGACCATGAAGCAGCTCAAGAAGCAGGATGCTGGGTTGTACCAGTGCAAAACTCATTTCCTGGGGGAAACAAACAGCTTAAGGAAGGTGCAAGTGGAAGTGCTGACAG CTGTCCTGGACACCCAAGTGCCAGAGGAGCCTCGTGCTGTGCAGAGCATCTCCAG CATCCCTCCTGAAGCTGATTTCACAGTCTTCTATAGCATCACTGGGATCCTGGTTGCTAAGTTCCTGGTGGCTGTGCTGATCTTTATCATGGGAAACATTTGGAAGAGCAGAGAAACAGAGCGAAAGAACCCAGGCTTGAACGAGCAACAGACTCTCTCTTTCACTGGTGGCCTCACATACGATGGAATCAGCCCTGTCTGGGAGAGCACTGCTTAG